The Garra rufa chromosome 20, GarRuf1.0, whole genome shotgun sequence genome contains the following window.
aagtttcctgcgagtgatttggatattgcacccacgacatcttgacttctgtgttgtttattacttttgttcctaataaaaagtttaactgcactcacaagtgaatctcaagttattttgcgtgatagttaaatatattcaaaatacgcttcaaacaaaatatagatttattttgtcctttcatttttcctttattctttctgttgtttcttctcagtcaacatccgactgaatggctcattatgcggctcattatgcaggtctttgtcttctcaggtgtaaatcacagcattattcatgatgattcacgccttctcgcatacagccattctaaacaaaaagtgtcttcaaaaatttaaatctatatactgtttcctgaaaacaagtgaactagatgattttcacatcatttggtagaaaaaaccTAGCCTACCACAtgcaattctcgaaagtcccgagaacaaatattctgtatgttttagatgaccttatttcattgactcaaaatttagtttttcactatgcacgcataaacgttgttttctcaaaaacttaaaaatgtacattcatgctgcttacatatttttgtagtccaatttgtgctaattacaatgtatttagatttaggatattaatatgtttttaacatactgaaaaaagcacaaatgtgaccctggaccacaaagtctTAAGGtcttaaggttaaatttgacaaaactgagatttatacatcatatgaaagctcaataaataagctttctattgatgtatggtttgttaggatagggcaatatttggccgagatacatctatttgaaatcagaaatctgaggatgcaaaaaaataaaaaagactgagaaaatcccctttaaagttgtccaaattaggttcttaacaatgcatattacaaatcaaaaattacattttgatatgtttacagtaggaattttacaaaaaatcttcatggaacatgaactttacttaatttcttaatgatttttggcataaaagaaaaatcaaaaattttgacccatgcaatgtatttttggctattgctacaaatataccccagcgacttaagactggttttgtggtccagggtcacaaatgtcaaggcatgtcaaaacttcttcagggccccaaaacaccctcagaccccagagggttaattaaAGATAAAGATATTAgcgtaatatttcacctacctgatgggaaattataaaaacaaacacaaatgttgtcaagattcttggcctgaaaatcctggttcagcaAACGCCTTTTGCACAGTTTTTTTTCCACTCTTCATCTTAATTTGTcagaacttttggcagtctgtagtactccgaatgtttttcccggtctgaccgattagtacagcccaaaacatgacaataattgatcattttcagcagcaaaatatgcaaatatgcttgttcggttcagtggcattgtttacattcagtgctggcAATATGGGAGACATTCTGTAGAAGAAATTACACTTTATACTGTATTTATtaactgtattttctatctccTACTCCTAACAGTTGGGTGAAAGTACAAAAAATAATCAACTAAGCAATTTTTTTTAGCAAGTAGGCTAATGTAGGcttttattatttgtgaccctggaccacaaaaccagtcataagggtcaattttggtttgttaggataggacaatatttggccgagatacaactatttgaaaatctgaaatctgagggtgccaaaaaaaatcaaaatattgagaaaatcgcatttaaagttgtccaaataaagttcttaactatgcatattcctaatcaaaaattaggttttgatatattcacagtaggacatttacaaaatatcttcatggaacatgatctttacttaatatcctaaatatCACCTTTTAAAAGCAGGTCATTTTCAGCTCATAGAGAGAGGCCGCTcacacgatagttgattgacacgagCGCCTTACCtatgtcacgcgggtgtgcaggatgagacgagacgatagacgagattaacaatcaacagtaaatttaatagaattctccaagatgaacaaggcaggaacaggcaggaacacagagggctatcacacacatccagataacgttaaagaccgacaaaagaataaactcaaagacagacttataaagggtaactcattatcaaacacaggtgacacagatgactaataattacaaggacaggtgcaacagatgacggtgacgagggctaaaccaaatgacaacagaatggcaggggaagacaatgggtgaaaccaatgacagacagggtgtgacatcacgcccccctccggaaaggcgcgtcctcgcgccgtggaaaaaacgagaggggcggaaaaacagagtacataagggaggaggcttgggcggaggacggtacccctggagggggacaacaaacaaagtcatgagagtccaggggggcgacgaaggtgggaggagccagggaggaaacagaagggacctgaagcaggaagaactgacccagaccacagccatgatgacggcccacggtggagccgacggagggaggaaccatggtggaggaaggcgtgccgactccatggggccgaccgacagaggcggagcagatggtggaggagcccgaggcggagacggagagccgatgatccggggtgacgccgaggatccggagggccaaggtggaacaggctctggcgcccgaggcggaggcggagtcccggagagccgcggcggagccggagcgacagaggatggaggctgtgcccgcaggaaggaggagtcccaaggagccggtgggacggcgcgacgaggcacagccggaggagcagagtcctgaggagccgatggggtgacgactgaccagggcggagccggaaagacgatggagcccggtggagctggtggattgacgggcgacggtggagaggagggcgtcgagagccgtggtggaaccgcggggtcgaagggccgaggcggagtccaggactcggaggctggaggcggagctgaggaatcctccagccgagacgccgatggaagctggcagtcccgcggcgagcccactgcacaggtggatgactgagggtgagcagggggactgacaggtgatagcggagattcaggatggctggacgggaccagcggagactcaggcataggcagaagagggcgggtgggtgggaagttcaggcaggtcagtggttctgtggaaaagtctattaagtccccagagtgttgctcattctcacccccagtggtggtgcagtgggcagggctctctgtagccctctcttgctccacgtaatactccaccgtcgcggatgtagcagtcggctctcgcacctggtccgatgggtccggctctggctctgtcgctctcggctcgggctctccatcgtcggtgggctcgggctgcaactccgcttgtcggggtgatgttgggctgggttctgggtctggagtggggctggtgtcatccttcgcggtcaacgaagctctgctggacaccagcacccactcgatgtagtcggcgaggctctctcgaggaccctccccggacagctgcctctggatgttatcattaagtcccacgcggtagaacgtgcataggcaactgtccgggtagtgcgtaaacggggcgaggaatataaagtctctggtgtggtcctcgagagagcggttcccctgcttcaggaggaggatgaggacggcgggatcattcatgacgggggaaaaaataaaaataaactaaacactgatacaaaaaaaacggaaaataaacgcaggggaagacgccgtgaatttttttgggtcggtctttctgtcacgcgggtgtgcaggacgagacgagacgatagacgagattaacaatcaacagtaaatttaatagaattctccaagatgaacaaggcaggaacaggcaggaacacagagggctatcacacacatccagataacgttaaagaccgacaaaagaataaactcaaagacagacttataaagggtaactcattatcaaacacaggtgacacagatgactaataattacaaggacaggtgcaacagatgacggtgacgagggctaaaccaaatgacaacagaatggcaggggaagacaatgggtgaaaccaatgacagacagggtgTGACAACCtaagacccgccctcactgaacTAAAACAGTCCGTccctgatcgccattgtgtgactcaggtgcagaggaagacaagaatgtctccgattgtgcgattgaggtgttctgttgttggatgtaataatgaacacagcagtcgtcatttactcctgacatctgagctgctgaagacacagaggataatgttcctttcgtttttgaaaggaaagcgctgatcccacagcagagaggggcagggcggagttcatttgcatttaaaggaccatgcaataatatgagttgatgttttgcagagctgattttgacaaggtaaaagggtgtttttttacactactattgagagaatttttaaccaaagtacattagagacttttcattaagaccctaaagaatcatatgaaaatgggcatccgatgacccctttaaaacaataaaacagcatttattgtatAGATCTAAATCAGTTTAATGGCCATATTGTATATATTCAAACGATACTGGCGGAATGATTGACAGGCGCAACTCATCAGCCTCTTTATGACATCATACACAATTCTTGTTCTTTCTACTGTTAGAGTGACAAACTGCCCTGATTGCTTCAATTCAACagcatttttgcattttacaaCCTGTTTTACTCATCACAAAGCTGTGAAGATGCTTCGCTCACGAATCTCAAATTTACCATTCTTGGATGGAGCAACCAACATGTATATGACAACAAACAAGAGCCACTTTAAACTAGCAGACAACACCGTCATATTAAAGCCAGATATTATCCTTCAGCCAGTCTCACCACAATTCCAGCGTGGAGAGCAGAAATACCTCAAAAACTACCAGACGGAGACCTTCAGAGCGCTGTCCTTCCCGTCCCATCCACCAGCTCCTGTCGTCCAGCCAAAACTAACCCACATCTTCATGCATAGCACCAACTTTAAACTGCATTCAGAGGACAGGGATGAAGACTTTCAGACCACTCAATCGGAGTTAAAGCTGTTGCCGATGTGTGCAGCCAAAATAATTCGTCCCACCACTACAGTCAGGACAGCCCTGCCAGAGGGCAAATACCCTGAAACCACTTATAGGTCCTCCTACATCAAACATCAAGTGTCCCAGATCGTCAGAGCAAAGCAGCCGGCGAAAACAGGTTTGTACTGCACACTCACATTGACtattgatgttttgttttgtagttGATAAAAGATGCTTTTTTTGTATCAATCAGGTGTCAGATCAAGTCTAATTATGGacagaagggaccgattcagatcTAGCTATCAAGAGCAGTTTCAGTACAGATGGTTTCCTCGTCCTCCTCAGTCCACAGAGAAGGTACATTTATATAATTTGGCAGTGGTTTCAGAGAGCGCCAATTATGTTGCAGTTCAATAACAtccttttgtcttttattttaggAACAAATGCAGTATTCTTCTGTGGTGATGGGAGATCAAGAAAGGACAATGGACAAACAAACAACATATTCCACCTCATTCAGACAGTCTGGTGACCACAGGTGTGGCGCAGCataaacacacatgcacattTTAATATTGTACCATTTCTCACCTTACAAAACAGCTAGGGATGCTCCAATCCGCCTTTTTTGCCtgcgataccgattccgatacctagGGTTTGATATCGGCCGATACAGATAGCGATCCGACACCAGTGaagtttttttccatttaaataaatgtagaatttaTATATCTCTGTGATTGAAACTGATAATCATTCTTTCACACTGTTTCAATGACTGTTTCAttataaagaaaattaaaataataaatctgaaaaaatatATGGATATTCATAATCTATGATAAAAATATATCATAAACTATATTAGTGGATAATTCAGCAGCAAAAGTTATTTTAGACAAATCTGTGCACTTTTATAGTGCACGAAAATGTTATTGTGCTTTATAATGCTTTTATACAGCTTAACGGTAACACAGAATAATACGCACAATATCGGATTTGGATCGGATACCCGATATGAATATTGGATCGAAGCATCTCTAAAGACAgctataaaaataacattttatcacATCTGCTTGCTTCTTAGTCATATGAGAGCAGCAtgcaaaaatgtaaaactatGTGGAGAATcagaaattttttttgttttatttcaacagCTCTGCTGATTTCAAGGCATGTTTGCTTCCCAAGATTAATAAATCTCAGTTTATCAACCTTCAGGAAGTTCTTGATGACCAATGGACAACACCCTCATCTGGGAAATTTTGTGCATACAAATATGGTATGTATGATCATTCTAAATGGTGTactatgttcatttttacagatTATGGGAAAgggttaatataattaaataggtaactatttttaaaatcttatttagtttaacatactaaaataactaaaactgaattaaaataactatatagacataaaaaaccTCCAAAAacttataaaaattacaaaaaacacaattactaaaactttaactaaaattcaatgaaaaaaaatacaataactataatattattttatagacactaaaataacactgaagttttattttaaattttttactaCAGTATTACTATAGTAATAGTATAGTTACTATAGTATCGACACAACAAAAGatttaataaaatctaaaaataatattaaaaaactatATTTAACTATATAATAGTTTTTAAACGATCACTAAtcgaattaatattaaatatttctttGATCTTGTTTTTCTAGAGCCAGATCAAATGCTTACAACCATGCAGAAAGATTTTGTCCCCCTAAACTGTAGAAGACAGAAAATGAACCCAAGCCAGCTTCAGAaggtaaaatatttacatttcacAGCAGGTAAACTCTAGCTCACTGGTCTCATATTTATTCTCTAGTCCTTGAGAAGTAACATTGGTCTGCTTTTACATCATCTTGAGCTGTGAGGTGGGCAAAAGTTGGCTTGAAACCATGTGATAACAAGTAGTGGACATGGAAAAGTGTCACGAAATGATTTTGCTAAAATAAGGCATTTTGCCTAATGCTACCAAATATATTTATCAACTGTTTCTCCACTTTTAGTGGCTGTACAGCATAATAGTTGTTCAATGACTAGTTATATAGGTTTAATAGCGCATATAAGTTTTAGAGCTGACCCTAAACAAACCTCTTTCTAGGTCAAAGGCAGCCATATCGGGCCCCGGCACAGCAAACATGACCTCAGGACAACCTACAACGAAACATTTGTTCCCAAACCCCACTATGAGGCATCCCTTGAAAAGCCACCTCTACAACACATCAGCCATATGCTACTGaactgaaaaacaacaacaaaaagtctGTAATCTAAACAAATGTCATTTTTCAGCTGAAAGCCGCCTTCTTCAATCAAAACATTTGTTCAGAGTGCAGACCTTTTTTTGTGTTTGActttaaagtattaaaaaacaTGCATGTTTCAAAGCATCGCTTGTGTATATGTATGTCCTATTAAATTCATGTCATGTTGGAAGTCCAGAATTTGACACATAACATCATTACCTCCATAACCATGAGTGCAAATAGTTCTTATCAGCATATTAGAGGCTTTGAGGCGTGTTATGACAACAGAAACTGTCCTACTTATGAACAGAAGTGTGTCTGTGGAACTGCAAGGTTAAATGGTGATACAGAGCTTGTGGTGTTAATGACTGTAAGTGTGTCAGAAGGCCACTAACTCACTGACTTCACACAACACATACAGGCATTTAGAGCAGAGCATGCGTAAAATATCATAGGACAGTGCCAGAGGTTCTCCAGTGAAACAAGCTGCAGTCTGCTAGTGAAGGGGTCAGTGTTTGCGTAGGGAAGGTGGCATGATCCTCTACCTGCACCGTATTTAACCAGAGCCTGTGTGTTATCAGACCATCTGTTGAGGTAATGGTGCTGCGTCGAACTCGCCCTTGCTTTCTCACACTCAAAACAAACACAACGTCTACTCCTGTTACAAGTTGCAACCTTGAAtttacacaagtaaacacaagTTCAAATTTCATTTGAGTGGTTTTAACTTATGATTTGTCTAATGTTGCATCTTATTGCATTTGTAAGTTAATGGAAGTAGGAATATTGCCATTATCATGCTGTAAATCAGCATCATTTGGATAAAAAAGGTTATTTGTTAGTGTCACGCTACAGTGAATAATAATTTTGTACAAAGAAAATGAATGACATAAACAGTCTTTATTAAATCCACATAGAGATAATCCACAGAAGGAAGGCAGGAATCACACGCAGCAGTCGACGTTTAGACCGGACAAAGACAAACTGAACAGACAGGAACTTAAGTAGGGTTGCTAACGAGGGACAGACAGGTGAGGATGATTAACAAGACACAGGTGAACTAACTAATCAAAGAGATACAGAAACTGGGTCAATGAACACGaggaatgaaaacaaaacaaaaaaaaagtccaaaggTGTGACAGTTTACCCAAGTCCTGGAAGGCCCACCCTCAAGCCACAGAGACAAAAGGAGGGACGGAGGGGGACTTACGAGGACAAAGGTGTGGATGTGGGATGGTGATGGTGATGGCAAAAGGCTGGCAGGAAGGCAGACTGACAATACTGAGGTTCAGTGGAGGACGGACACCCAGGAGGAGAACGATGGGTGCagacgatggagggaggagccatggaggaaaCAGGAGGAGCCAAGCCGGATCAGACTGAGGGAGGAGCCAGGAAGAAGGCATGAGGGATTTGGAGCAGGAGAAGCCAGGCAGGACCCAGGCTGCAGCCATGTAGGCAACCCAAGGTGGAGCTGAtgaagggaggagccatggtggaggaagggcagACGACTCCAGGGGGTCAACCGAAGGTGGCGGAGCATGTGATGGTGGAGAGCCGACGAGCCAGAGAGATGCTGAGTTTAATGAGTTTCTTACTATCGTTTAGTAGAATGTACAGTACGTATCTACTACTACTGTACTTCTATATCCCCTttatttgccaaaaataaaatttgattgaAAGATTAAGCCTATTAATAAGCCTAttgtaataataaatgaaaattgttTTTATGCATTCAAATAACTACACATGCTAAAACAAATTTGTTAACAATAAAACATAAGgtgaaaaaaacatttcataaggccctaaacatgtattattattattatttttttaacttttgatagattgtttcatgtttttaattaattagacatgccttttgattattaacattaaaattaaccattaaaaaggagtccagaaaaatttaaacagaaaaaaaattagtTAAACAGAATTTGGGACAAAATAGGGCCCTATTTTTGCATGCAACTATATATGTGTTCCAGttgtaaatacattttcaaatgtattattttatttgtgtaatgTATTTTTTGTAAGGTCATAATTTTGTTATAATAATTTGATATGTTTGCTATGTGCAGTGATTACTATTTAGTATTTTTCATAGTGTGACAAGGTCTTTAATGTTGTTTTGTGCCATTGCTTTGGCGaagtagaagttcacttccagaacaaaaatttacagataatttactcacccccttgtcatccaatcattcttgaggaaaacatttcaggaattacagtatctccatatagtggacttcaatggtgcccccaagtttgaacttccaaaatgcagtttaattgaaGCTTCACAGGGCTCTAAAGAGaaagtagggtcttatctagcgaaacaatcagccattttctaaacaaattgacaatttatatacttttaacctcaaacgcatGTCTATTCTCTGTGATGTGCATATGAACtctgtgtaatccaggtcaatacagttagggtaggtcgaaaaactcccatcttgttttcatcTACAACTTTCAAAATCGCCTACATCGCTGTTtctccttttttttgtaaaggatgtttgatcttctttgcatgttcactttgtaggacgcttttgaagttgaagaagaaaatgagattttgtttttcgacctaccttaactgtattgacccggattacacagagtttgcatgcgcatcgcagagaatAGACAAGACGAGTgcttgaggttaaaaggtatataaattgtcaatttgtttagaaaatggcagattgttttgcttgataagaccctactttctcggctgggatcgtttagaaccattcgaagctgcatttagcgtcttttttttaaactgccagcgtctgttttattttataatcctatggagtaaaccatgttttcaaaaaagtcctgagcatttttttttttaaacgccaccgccacCGCCAgtgtctttttctgcagctcagaatGTCTTTTCAAGTCGAcgctgatagccttgtgggcagcgcatcGACATATAGCGGCGTTGCGCTCTGggtgtcccgtgttcgaatcccgactcgaggacctttcccgatcccgcccccatctctctccgacttcgcttcctgtcatgtctgatctgtcctatcgtaataaaggcaaaaatgccaaaaaaattaatctttaaaaaaaagaatgtcttttcaagttgaaaaaagtttaacttttctgaagaaaacgccctacgtcaagtgcctttttgacagctgactagtgacaagcgagtagctagaCCTGCCATTTtcataacaacaagaaaaaaatgggAATAGTGTTAGTagatagacttttattttattgttgtgaaccgaCATTCACCTCCcctttaacttcaaaaaccgTTGTGCAGCGCTGATAGCTTCTTGAGCTGCACATCGACATGTACAGTAGCGCCGTTGAGCTTCGGGCATCCCTTTTTCGAGTCCCGGCTCGCAGACCTTTCCCAATCCGTCCCCTTTCTCTCTTTAACTTTGTttcctgtctaaatactgtcctatcaaaaaaaaggcaaaaatgccaaaaaaaggaaaagagccagcttcctcttttcgcgacatttctgcaccacataggctactgttgcagctgttgttatagcaacagaaGACGCCCTTGGCTGCAACGCTGCCAGATTTTTTTTGAAAGGGGTTAATCAGattcttttttaaatgttgtttgaacattaatgtgtgttggcagtttgtgtacacaaccaccctacaatgataaaaatccacccagtgtttttttttttatatttaaaagtaatatcctctttttaaaatcaggccattctcagcttcttgtgggtgtgacgacaaaCAGACAGAGATGCTCCCACGAtagacatgagcaccttaccttagacccgccctcaccgagctgaaacagtccgactccaatcgccattgtgttgactcaggtgcagaggaagactctaatcgAGTGATTGAGgcgttctgttgttggatgtaataatgaacatagcagtcgtcatttactcccgacatctgagccgctgaagatgcagaggattaactttacttttgtttttgaaaggaaagtgcagattccgatctacatatgcatctatgtttgtgcgaatcattcgtgatgcagcttcacccacagcagaagtgaatataaagggttttttatgcatctttgcaaatggtctttcttaataatgtgcttgttagcaagtttcgcagctaaagtaatcccacggcagagaggtaggggcgagcagagctcattagcatttgatggaacatgcaacagaatagctcgctctaaaaagggctcgctctaaagaatcatatcaacttgtggaaaatgggcatccgatgacccctttaactaaaAAAAGCGCccttgtcaactttttcttgtcaaaaaagacgccaagtgtgaacatagcctaaaactgcattttggaagttcaaacttgggggcaccatagaagtccactatatggagataattcctgaaatgtttttctcaaaaaacataatttcttattgactaaagaaagaaagacaaaagtaaattacctgtaaactttggttctggaagtgaactaatcctttaaccctctaagcgccaaagtcgcagaattgcgacaagacgtcatacccattgaaatagactgtagttcctaatacggtgtaatttctcatttgtattcctaaccactagatggcagacatgtagtacttcgattctagaccaaaattacgTCTTGTTCCTGTTCAAAGTATTG
Protein-coding sequences here:
- the LOC141293532 gene encoding uncharacterized protein; its protein translation is MLRSRISNLPFLDGATNMYMTTNKSHFKLADNTTFRALSFPSHPPAPVVQPKLTHIFMHSTNFKLHSEDRDEDFQTTQSELKLLPMCAAKIIRPTTTVRTALPEGKYPETTYRSSYIKHQVSQIVRAKQPAKTGVRSSLIMDRRDRFRSSYQEQFQYRWFPRPPQSTEKEQMQYSSVVMGDQERTMDKQTTYSTSFRQSGDHRCGAA